The genomic DNA TCTTGACCATACGGGGATCGAGATTACGGAGCTCTGGTAGAATAGGGCAGGTTACTGCTCCAGTATCGCCCTGGTGCGCTCCCGAAGTTGCGGGAGTTCTCTCTCCACCGCCTCCCAAACGACGTCCGTGTCGATCCCGAAGTAGTCATGCACAAGGATGTTCCGCATCCCGATGATCCGGGACCAAGGAATCTCGGAGTGCGCCTCTCGAAACGGAACAGAGATGGTGCGGCACGACTCGCCAATGATCTGTAGGTTATGCACGATCCACGTTTGAACCAGCTCGTCCGTTTCAAAACGTTCTCGACCATCCCGCGCATAGCGGTCGATCCGCTCCACGGCTTCGAGGATGTCGCGAAGTCGCTCCCTGTCATCTCTCACAAGAGGACTGCCTCGCGAAGCACGCGGTCACGGATCCGCGCCCTCAGTCCCTTCTCCGTGATCACGTCGACGGGGCAGCCAAGGAGGTCCTGAAGATCCATGAGCAGACCCCCAAGATCGAGAATCGACCGCCCGGGTTCCAGGTCCACGAGGAAGTCAACATCGCTATCCGGCGAGGCTTCACCCCGGGCAGCGGACCCGAAAACCCGGATGCGGATAGCCCCGTGGCGTGCAGCAAGCTCGAGAATCTCGCGGCGTTTGCTGCGAACAAGTGCCTCCACCGGCATGATCCGTTCCTCCGATGACTTTCGAGGGGATTCTTTCACGGTTCCCCGCGGGAGTCCAGTCTGTCTGTCTGCGACGAGGTTGCCCC from Candidatus Eisenbacteria bacterium includes the following:
- a CDS encoding DUF86 domain-containing protein; the encoded protein is MRDDRERLRDILEAVERIDRYARDGRERFETDELVQTWIVHNLQIIGESCRTISVPFREAHSEIPWSRIIGMRNILVHDYFGIDTDVVWEAVERELPQLRERTRAILEQ
- a CDS encoding nucleotidyltransferase family protein is translated as MPVEALVRSKRREILELAARHGAIRIRVFGSAARGEASPDSDVDFLVDLEPGRSILDLGGLLMDLQDLLGCPVDVITEKGLRARIRDRVLREAVLL